Proteins encoded within one genomic window of Columba livia isolate bColLiv1 breed racing homer chromosome 1, bColLiv1.pat.W.v2, whole genome shotgun sequence:
- the LOC106145683 gene encoding fibronectin type III domain-containing protein 9 — MGIIVQNITGNTALVIWPKMASCADSFYSVMYHPNWNSMLASYSRKSFQKEERVPASRSSFLVENLTPLTTYIVCVTCQSANPSTDQCRVFNTLERDPASASNTKKELALGIWLTSSILLLIIAAILLYGCLQLLCRRRRERLQGQNGTSEEDHGTAWTKSTVHISEELGTQSQLTQDSEEKHPGGIQLATIIENPSACKKPVMLTSKRREQVLTTGQCSAVN, encoded by the coding sequence ATGGGAATAATCGTCCAAAACATCACAGGAAACACGGCACTGGTGATTTGGCCAAAAATGGCCAGTTGTGCCGACAGCTTTTACAGCGTCATGTACCACCCTAACTGGAACAGCATGCTGGCGAGTTACTCGAGAAAAAGCTTCCAGAAGGAGGAGAGGGTGCCGGCCAGCCGCTCCTCCTTCCTTGTTGAAAACCTGACTCCTCTGACAACATACATCGTGTGTGTGACCTGCCAGTCCGCCAACCCCTCCACAGACCAGTGTCGAGTTTTTAACACGCTGGAACGAGACCCGGCATCTGCGAGCAACACCAAGAAAGAGCTGGCGCTGGGCATCTGGCTCACCAGCAGCATCCTGCTCCTCATCATCGCCGCCATCCTCCTCTAcggctgcctgcagctcctgtgccGCCGGAGACGAGAGCGTTTGCAAGGGCAAAATGGGACCTCAGAAGAAGACCACGGGACGGCGTGGACCAAAAGCACGGTGCACATCTCGGAGGAGCTCGGCACGCAGAGCCAGCTGACGCAGGACAGCGAGGAAAAGCATCCAGGTGGCATTCAGCTGGCCACAATCATAGAGAATCCCTCAGCATGCAAGAAGCCCGTCATGCTGACTTCCAAAAGGCGGGAACAAGTGCTAACGACAGGACAGTGCTCTGCTGTAAACTAG